TCTGACCTCTGTGTAACCTTTACAAGCTGTTTTTGTCCAACATAaattgtgtcacgtgacacacgaaATGAGCAAAACAGAGAAGTGTCGACATGAACTCGTGGTCGTAGTAACTCGTCCTCGTTTCGTCGTTTGTAActgtcttttaaagaaagaaaagacgtGGCAGTTTTTCATCAAGATCTGtggcaaaagaagaaaatttaaaaccaaACTTTTAAAGCACTAAAACTAAGAATTTACAGTTTATAACACCTGGAACCAACCACCTTTGTCGACTAAAAATTCTAAATCTGCTTCTTGACCACTTAATCGAAGCAAATTGTATGACCGTTAGCAAAAGCTAAATTaattcaacaaatattttacgcGACTGTGTCATTACTGTCCTGTAGTGACCTGTAGATGGGACATTCAAACAAACAGGCTGACCCCACCTGTGCTGACAGGGAAGGTTTGTGAAATCAGAAGTCGCTCGAGAAAATGACCAAATCCTGTGACAAGTCATCCATAACGGCTCGGAAATTCAGTCGAGCAAACCTTGTCGTGAAACCGTCCAGCAGGCGCCGCCTCACCAGGATCAAGGGTGGACTAAGGTCAGAGCAGAAAGCTAACCGAGGGCATGTCGCCACCAAGCGTAGGTGGACGAAGAATAGTGCGTAGGCTGCGAAGGTCGGCAGGATGAAAGGTCAATTAGAAGCACCCGACAGTAGGCCGGACATAACCGCGGACAGAAAGGCGTGGCTACTGCTACTCTCTTGTCAGATGGGGTGTGGCCTCCCTGTTCGCTCTGGCTAATTGGTCAAGAGGATGTTTGAGCTGTGACTGACCAATGTCCTCGTTGGATATGTGAATCTGGAGAGATTTAAGCGAAAAGGTTGAACACATGTTCTGGACACGTCTTCGACGCGAAAAAATCCCAAGGCAGGCACTTTCTTTAAAGCCGAGGACCTGAGTTATGCAGCACAAAGACTCGGAGAGAAAAGTCAGGACACTTGTAGAGAACCGCGAAAAAAGTCCACTAAGTGACAACGACAGCTGTTGTGGCCAAGACACCAATGATCATTCAGTGGAAACAAGAATCAGCTAGAGGTACGAGTTTCATGCTGCTTCTGGCCGGAGAAATTGCTTATGTTCAGGAGGAAACAACACGTATTACAACGTACCCGAGTTGGGAGGGAATAGATTCATCGGGGTGGTGTTTATTCGGCGGCTTCAGTGGCTTTGTTCATCTCGGCGCTTACCTCTGAGTTCTGTAGAAACAGTGCAGTTGGGTGAAAAGCAATAGCCGGGAATTCAGTAAGTTTTCTATAAACTTCTGTGTGCGAGATACAAGCTAAATCATCAAACGGCTAATTATATAGCGGTCTCTCTGCCACCATCTTGGTCCTGCTTCACATTGGAtcagtgtgtcagtctcttTTCTGCAATTGTTTCATAAATTTACTCGACTGTTGATGCAACTGGTTTTCCTCTCAGAGTTGTGAAAGCCGGAATTCAATGCCATGTGCTCTGCAGTCTCGGGTCTGTCACCTACCCCTTGGGAGTCTGGAGCTGGGGGCGCCAATGGCTGCAGTGTACTCTTAACCAGAGCCACCCGTGACCCATattcacctttctttcctcctttttcttttcatgctgAGCTGCAGTGGCAGTCTTCATGAGCAAAGTTTTCCCATTTGAATTTAACATGTTGATGTCTCTCTGTGTGATGTGATATTAagtttgtgtctttctttgattgttattatttcttttgtaaagcgcGTTCCGCTTAGTGCTAAGTAAATTACATAAATTACCCTTATCATAATATCATTTGCTGACATCTTATGTACACATAGCGtgtattgaaaataattttttaattactacTTAACGGTTACAAGAACTTAAGACTTGCAAATTTGTTCACGGTTAAAAGCAAGAAGACATGAACTAATGAAAGAAATGTGACTgttgttattactgttattgTATTTGATTAGTTCAACTTGCTACTGAGTAGTTGTCAGGTGTTATTTTATCctcttttaatttcatttacatgttctgtgtttatatgaaaaatgaaattaattaaaacactCATTTTTTGTCATTCTACAGACGTAGGAGTTCAAAAATCATCTTACAAGTAAAGGGAGTGTAATTTCCACCATTACTTGTTCGCTGCGCAGTACTTTGGTGTAGTTGACATCTGCAGCATCCATGATGGCGGATAAAGAGAGTGGGGAGAAGAAGGGAGGCTCACCCTCAGCAACTGTCAGCGTGGGGGAAAGCCTCGTTCTAGTTCGTCGAATTCCCATGACGCAGGTACGGACTACGTGTCTCtctaaatacataaaatattgcacTTCAAGTTTGACAAACACATAAAATTCAccgaaaaaaaacgaaaaagggGATGCATttcatttctattatttttttaaaatctcctTTTTTTATCAACGTTGATTCCAAACGATTCCTTCATCCTTAACCGCAGTTTGCACAGATGCATTCTCTCGTTCTGATGAACATCGTGATTGGCTGGAATGTTTAGTCATGTGATCATTTTTCTATCGTTTTCTTCAGGTGGCTTTCGACGAGCTTCACttgaagaaggagaaagacgCCAAAGAACCGCTGAAGGAACGCATCCTCAAGCATTTCTACTGCGACAAGCGGCGCTCCTGGAAGATGCTCAGTTCCTACGTTCCTCTCGTCAAGGTTAGCTTGCAGGTCACGTGCCTACACcaacagacatgcacacaaacacacatgaccACATTATTACCCAGTTGGAACTCCATGACAAAGTGTTATATATGAATGTGTACAGATTTTTATTACTCGCGAGACCATAAATAAATTGAATGTTTTCAGTCCATGTTATGTTATAttcctgtgttttcttttttgtgtaaattataGTCTCATGTTCTCGTTGGTAAGTATCTTCTCATAATAAGGGCATAAATAAAGAACATATTTGAATACATTCTATGCATGAATACGTAAATTCAAATTTGAACCCTTATTAGGGCATAGTTCAAACCCTTTAGCACATGTCTATGCTTCAATGCATACTTCGtttgaaaacagattttgaGGAACTGAGCAATTCTGCTTTATACTCTGTGTAGTACATCCGATACTATAAACCCAAGGAATACCTCCTCGTAGACATCTTCGCCGGGATCAGTGTTGGCATCTTGCACATCCCACAAGGCCTTGCGTTCGGGCTGCTCGCCTCCGTCAAGATCGAGGACGGGCTCTTCACGTCCATCTGGCCAGTGTTCATATACATGTTCTTCGGCACCTTCCGCCCACATCTCCATGGGGAACCAGCGCTGTGATATGTATTCTGACAGCGGGTATAGTTGACAAGTAAGTCTTCAACATTTCAGAACTGCTGTAGCCTTTTTTTTCTAGCAATATAAAATCAGAAATGTGAAAGATCAGACAGAATTTATACTTTATATCGAGGAATCCGGTATATTGGGAAAGCATGATATATCTTAGTCATGTCACCTACTGGAATTCAAGTAATATTAATGCAATataagttttatatattttaagacaGTTATTCAAGTAAGTTTGATGTTAAGatgttgctttctttttcaagtATGGTGAACTTAACAATGTCTCTTTTAAAAGTAAGTTGATGTCAGATCATGTTTTCGACCAACATAATGAGATTAAcattggattttaaaaaaatagttctttaCGTTAGCTTTAGTTTAATAAGGAGTATTGTCTTCACTTTATTAAGAGAGGGTTTTTCCACTCATCTTAATATATATAGGAACATTGGTTGAAATTAAACTTTCAttaaaagttacatttttttcattacctttattttattatcagaaGGACACCTCCTGCAATAACCTAACTTTAGAAGTAAAGCTTTGCCTCAAATTAACTTATTCTAGAAGTAAAAGCATTGTATCCTTTTAGACAGTTCGTGAGACGTGGTACAGAATGATGCTAGTATCCCTGTAACTATGTTAACAAAACTACGGATTCCAAAAGCACTCACTTCATGCTGAGTATTTATTTCCTGCGTTTCCCAACAGCTATCAATAGTTACCTACGTTTGTATTACAGATGATTACTTTCATTTATACTGTCCTCGTAGTTGAAAAGTAGAATGAAGAGTAAAAGAggaaatttcgctaaaaattaattatacagCAGATAAAGAAATCAATGTGTTTCGTGTACAGGTTAGGTGCTGAACACGCGAAGACGCAGCCATGGGGACAAAACCTCACGGTACCCGGAGGGAACATAACAATATCGTTAGATTCAATACCCGAGTACATGGACTACAAAGAGTCCATTTCCATGGGTGTGGCGTTCATAACAGGGCTCATGATGATCGGCTTGGGCATCTTCAAGCTCGGCTTCATCACCTACTACCTGTCAGACTCATTCTTCGCGGCCTTCACCTCAGCAGCTGCCGTTCACATCGGAACCAGCCAACTTCCCGCCATGTTGGGAATCAGCATTCCCAAGTTCCCCGGTGTGTTTAAGGTTCCGTTGGCGTATGAGGCCATGATCAATGTCATCACGAAGATCAACTGGGCAGCggtcatcatcgccatcattgtgtgtgtgatcattgACGTGGTCAAAGTATGCGTCAACGAGCGGTTCAAAACCAAGCTTCCGGCACCCATCCCGATAGAGCTCTTCGTGGTCATCTTCGCTACTATAGCGTCCTACTTCGGTCGCTTCAACGAGATCTTTGGGTTGGCAGTCATCGGCAAGATCCCCAATACAATCCCCATGCCCCGCGTGCCAACAGAAGCACTGGCTGAGGCCCCAAAATATGTCGGTGACTGCGTCGTCCTCGCAATCCTTATCTTTGCCTACACCATCGCCATGGCCAAGATATGCGCCAAAAAACACAACTACGAGGTTGACGACTCCCAGGAGCTCCTCGCCTACGGGATGTGCAATTTCCTGTCCTCCTTCCTCTTGTGCTTCCCGTCATGCGTCGCTCCGCCTCGTACAATGGTGGCCAGCACCATGAACGCCAAGACCACGCTCAGTGGCATCGTGCCTGCCGTCGTCATGCTCATGTTCACGCTCTTCATCGGCGTCCTCTTTGAAGCACTTCCCAAATCGGCCCTGGCGGCTATCATCTTTATTTCGTTGAAAAATCTCTTCATACAGATTTTAGACTTCCGCAAATACTGGAGAATCAACAAGTACGACTTTGCCATCTGGTTTTTCACCTTCAATGCCACGGTTTTCCTCGACATCGACTTGGGTCTCTTCATCGGGGTGGGGGTGTCGCTGATCACGGTCGTTTTCCAGACGCAGTCTTCCAGAGGGTTCCGTATGGGCAAAACGCTGAAGGACACGGCCCTCGTGGAGCACAAGCGGTACGCAGACTCCAGGGAAATCCCCGGCCTCAAGATCTTCCGCTTCCAGTCGTCTCTGTACTTTGCCAACGCCGAGATCTTCAGGACCAGTCTTTACAGAAACACGGTCAACCCTCGCAAGCTTCTCAAGTTCCTGAAGAAGCGTGAACTGGCGTTAGAGAAGCAGAACAAGGAGCGTTTGGCGGAAGGAAAGCTGCCCGAGCCGCGGCGGGACTCCGTGTTGACTGGAGAAAACCTACTGCCCAGAGGAAATTCTCTTCCGAGTCTTTCTTCTGAAGTCGATCGGAGATCCCTCGGAAATCTCGGCTTGACTGATTCCAACGGAAGCCCGACGGGCCTGAACCAGAAACGCAAGATCTCAACCTGCAGTGTCGACAACCCGGCCTTTCAGAACGACCTGGACGGAAGTGGCGCCTTCACGCGGCTGCAGGATTCGTCGGGCACCACCTCAGTCACTCGCTGAACAGTCTCAGCTCGAGTATAGAGAACATTAACATGAGCCATGCCACGCGTCACGCTTCCATGGACTCGACCTTTACCTTGGCCATCAACGAGGAGGAGGTGGACGAGTACGGAGAGGTCATCATCTCCGACGAGAAACTGAAGATGATGCGCAAGATCCACCACATCATCATCGACTGCACGCCTGTCAACTACATCGACGCCTCTGGCTGCAACGTCCTGGTCCATATCTACACGGAGTACGGTCACGTGGGCATCAAGGTCTTCCTGGCCGGCTTCTCCTCCGACATGCGGCGGTCGCTGCAGCACGCTGGCGTCTTCGACAAGATCCCTCAGGAAAACTTCTTCTTCGAGCTCGAGGACGCTGTGGCTGTGGCCAAGACCCAGAGGGTGTCTCCGCTCACCCAGAAGGACTTGGAAGACTACTCTGATGATGAGGCTACTGAAGGTTCTTTCGTGACGAGGATGTGAGAAAGACATTCGAAACCTTCTCCGCAGAGTGTCGTCCCCTGACACATTGTGATGATGCACCAAAGACATTTCGTGCTTTGACAGACGACCAGACAACAAACATGTCACTACGTTTGAGGAGCCGTCAATAAaagcttctacttttttttacaccTAGATGGCGGCAGAAACTGCAAAGATGGCGCTACTCACTGGTTAAACGTTGACATTTCTTGTACCGAGCAAAATTTCCTACGACTGAGTGAATGTTTCACACTTTTCACGATTCCCGTTATCTCTGAAACTTTATTGTTCCCGTGAGAAAGGTGAACACCAAGGGGCATCAGTACTTAATTTAGCATGTCCACTCTTCATGACAGTTTAGTGAAAATGCTAACATCAATACTCTTTAGCAGTAACGGTGTGTCAATACCTTAGTCGCAGAAATGTACAGTGCATCTAATTTATTACTTTACTGGTTTATAGTAGATACTGAGATTTCAGCTTAAGGTCAGTGGCACgtgtctacaaaaaaaaagtcccatTAGACATGACAGTTTAGAAAAACACAGAATAGcaaatgttttccatttttcattcAACTCAGGCACATTGGATATGCTCATATCTGCAGTCCCGAGCTCTCACCTTATGTGACCTGTCAGGACAGTGTGTCCGTTCTGGGTTTCGATGATGAGATGATTATGAGGTCGGTCCTTCCTTTACTTGATATCTTGGCAGGTTCAAAGTTTTTTAGGCGATAAAACTAAACATGTTAACTGTAAGCAGAGGTTGTGAAACAGATCACTCGATAGATTTTCTCtaaattctgtatttttaatcACTGAAGAAATACTGAATTGCTTTATCTCAATACAATTTCAATGCATTTTATGtcaaataagtttattttttctttccattttaaCGCACAAATCGGGTTTGTTTATAGAGAGAACACTaacattatttaataaaaaaaatactcggCAAGAATTACTTTATTaggttttataatttgttttaatttcacaGGAAATTATTACTGAAGAAACATTAGCacatgatgacaataataaaagaacGTTTAAAATTACATCTCGTGTTATTAGCttatttctgatgatttttttttccaatcattGACATTTGCACCCGTTACCTTTCTATTTTAGTAGTAAAGGTCAGTGCGAAACGTGCAGAGATTTCAATAAATTATTCAAGTTTTTTCTAAAGACACGATGGCAATACATGTACAGGATGTTAGTTCAGCAAAACGATATTACTATTGTGTTAATTTTATACGAGATGATAGTGTGTGGTTACATTGTTGTTTTGATATTATTGTTGGTTTTGATACATTTTTCacagaaatgcattttataatacTCGAAAGACGACTGTGAAGAGAACTGTTTGCATTGTCACACTACCCAGTGACACAtgaataaacattatttgtgaAATCAAagtgttgtgatttttttctggtgttaCATCAGTTTACATTGCCTGAACATTTACTCTTACATCCAGTCCATGTTTTTAAAGGTCGAAATTAGAGATATTACATGTGGTAAACATGTGTTTACTCTCCTTTGTCAGTCAGCTTTGTGTGTCAGATTGCCAGTGTCCTGATCTCTTGGCTGCATCTCTACCCGGGCACAAACGCATGCGcgtacacatatacacacgcgcTCATGCATTTCAAACgcacaatgcacacacacacacacacacagactacacacacaggcacacaataAAGACACGGGCAATCACTTGACCAAGTAACATCTctataaaaattgtttgatatGAGGTATTTGGTCAAAACGAGGAGCCACGTGAAAACACGTCACGcttcacaggtcacaggtcacgctACGTGTCGAGTCCAACATCCAACATCACGGCTTGACGAACACgtacgaaaaagaaaaataggcTGCAGCTACATACCTCAATTAACAGTCATATATTCCGATAAATATCTTCTCCAATCTTCAGTCAGTCATCTGTCCAGATCAAAGGAAATCAACCACGAGGAATCACCATGTATATCTGTGAACCTTCTACACTGAACATTAATGAACGATTAACAGTTACTTTCACACGTCCGCGCTAATCAACAGAcccaaaaaattttaaaaagaggaGAGGCATTCACTTTCTTTGAGACAAAAGTTGAACTACATATTATCAGCAAGGTTCACAGTGACAATCGTACCTTCAGCAAACATGGTGACAAAGCCCTGTCAGTAGTAGTTGTGGCCCCTTAACATACTTTTGTGTGACTCTTCATACGAGACGGCAAagtagttttctccctttagGACTTTCGCCGTCTGCCTCTTATATGCGAAAGTTAGTTACTCATcttaagtaataaaataaatagctgTAGTGGTTATGTTGGTAAGTAGTTGTAAATATTGGCAGACGTAGAAGAACCTGCACTCACTCAGGTTTTAATGAACCTCTTCGAGGACAATATTTTTGCAACTGATCATTCCAGACTCCTTTTGCGGTGATCATAACCCATGATAGTTTTTGGATGAGCAGGTGTTCGTCAGTCATATACCTATCATGAAACGTTGGTTGCCCACAAAATACAAACTGCAAATTTATAGCTTTCGCTTGTCCTCCCTCACCTTCGCATCTACATGTGAATGTCGCTCAAGCATGGGTTTAAGACCTCGACAAGTCCTCCAATCCACGATCGCGACGACTGTGCATGGTTTTTGacttcaaaagtttattttattacatcatGCGACTCTTAAGTTGCTCGTCTTCTTCTGCTGAAAGTCACTGAGCCCCGGTCATCCCTCGGACTACAGCGTGCATCAGAGAAGGTGAGGAGACAACAGGACGCTTGTGTTTGCCGTCGCCTTCATCACCTGCTGGACATGTATGCTCTTGTATTAGTCTGATGTTTTCAGGGGTTTtgattgtcttttcttttcctttttttaattttttattagcGATCAGAAAAttgtcgggttttttttttactgtagaCAAAGTTTACTGTGAAATGACTGCCATAGCTACTTAATGCACAGAGCAGAATTGAGACTATTACAGGCCCAACTGTCACAGTCTGCTGCTTAATTTCTGACTAAACGATTTTTCTGgttgttgtttggtttatttgttgtctAGCATTGGATTTTTTGTCGTTTTAtatctgtttaatatttaacaCTACAAGTTTTGTTTCATCTTAAAAACAGATTTCTCTCTCAGGTTCGTCTAACGTCTAACGCAAGTCGAAAGTACAGCTTCTGCTTTTCGCAAACTacattctttatttctgttctttaatTTGAAAAACCTTTGGCTGTTAGTAGTATATGCATCCGTTGATTAATGCCAGCTGTGTATTAGAAACGAATGATACCTCAGTACGCTTAGAACTCTCATTGTGTCGCCTGAAAGTGTTGATTGGAGAAAATATCAATTCTCTTccattctgtttctttttgacaagaaagGGCGACATGTCTCAATGTGAATGTCTAGTAGTTCGGGTTCATCGTTGCTAGCATTTTCTagtgactgatttttttaaagtatttcttatcatatatttttcaccattttaaaatttaaattaaagaattaTAATGGCTTCGGATAAGAGAGCTAATACCTCAGATGTTCTACTAGGATATGCGGTTTAATTGGAAATCTGGTTATGATAGACCATAAGCAAAATTAACTCAAGCTCCTATGTGGAACAATAAACTAGATATGACCACAAGTGTTTTCCAGCAAGTACTGCGGGTCTTTACGTGGCAGTCCCGTACTACTACGGCACAAGCAACACGATCACCGTTAATCAATTACTAGCAGCCAGCTGGACGATGTATTCAAGTCGAAATGCACTGTTGCACGGCCATAAAATCTGGAGTTTACGACAGTCTCATGGAAAAAGATGAGTATGACAGTGCTCATGATGTCGTTGTAGTCTACGTCTTTATTGCGCAGCCATTCAGCCAACAGCGCTCGACATCAGGTGAAAATGAGCGCACCCCGGTTACCTATCTACTACCTATCTTACTTGGGTTTATTGGATTTGGTGAGAGGGGGGATGAGTGTTGCATAAAAAATTATAGAGGCCGTGAACAATAATCTTTAGTTGAAGTGCGGCAATAAAACCACTGGTCGCgacaaacacatataaaaaaGTTACACGAGATGCGCAGACAAATGTAGACAGAGTATAATGCATGGGTTACATGGACCCTCTGTGTCTTACATGAGCCTTTGTGTGGGTCTTACACGTGGACCCTACACGTGTCTTGCgttgtgtcaaaggtcatgaaTGCGCACGAGCATGAGGCGGCGAAAGGACCAGCGTCAGGGACAGTTTGGGTGGATGCTTGCTGGTAGACGTCTTCCAGCTTGTAGTCTGGTCCACCCTAAACACGGTCAGGGTGGGCGGTATGTCACCAGCTGTCTTGCCGACTCTAGCTGGCAGACCTCACAAGCTTAAAGTCTATACCTACATGACACTTGTCCGTCATGTCATAACTTTCAATGTAAAATTAGTTTATCATAATTTGTCATCTCCTGTTGACCGACATGTTGGTGTAGCATCTTGGTGACCTACTGTCCGAGCGATTGTTGGGATTGCTTCCCTTGTATTGATGATACGTAGatgttggatattttttttctttattttttttaagatgaatatTTTACTGGTATTTCAAAACCTACAGTAGATTCATGACTACTGAACTCGGTAAGCTTTAAATGTGACCATCCCTAATATGACCCATCTCATGATGTCCTGTCACTCATTAGTATTTGTTTTATAAAGTTATTTAACAAGGTCCAGGTCATTTCACCAATATTAAATTGGGAACTTGCCGACAATATAAACAATGCGACTGTTGATATAGTAGCTCAACAATTGcgaattaataattaattaattggaaGCACGTCCTCTGCAATATAgcgaaattaaaattttgaaggaaaaccctttaaacttcgtattttttgtctgcttttcgATCGCTCAGTATTTGTTTGAAGCACAACAGAAATGATGGGTGCAGGTACAGGAATCTGAGCAGAGTTCACTGTCACAAACTGTGCTTTTCGTCTGTCAACAAGGACTGTGAGAAATTTCTATCGGCCCCCAGTGGTTTCGCTCAGTCCTTCACAAAGTAGTGAGAGCAGCTTGTAGTCAGTAGTGCTCTACACTGTCCACTCGGTGACATTAAAGGTGCTGGATATAGACTGTGAGCAGGTAACAGGTACATGGTTTTACGAGGAACTTATAATCAGTATCGCAAAACAGGTTCTGGTTCTGGTGCGAATGAATGAGATGAACAGGTATACGGGTTTACCTGGGGTTTTTCATGGTAGCTGATTATGGATGCATGCTGTCGACATTTAGAAAGTAGTTGTCACTAACGCTCACACTCGCAAACTCTTTGCCGAATGTTTTCTATCAGACGAGACTGATATCTTTTTGTTCCATGTGCATCACAGAGGTTTGGAGAAGATCCTACAGGCCCGGTGTTTAACAGAGTTGTACAGCAAGCAGCATAAAAGGCAATGATGGCAGACAAAGACAAATCAGGAAACCGTTATTTCCACTCGAGTCCCAGCAAAGAAACCCTCGTCAGCGTTTGTCGTGCTCCGATGACCCAGGTGAGAACCATTACCATGGTTGTAGCTGTATGACGAAATTCATTATTTCACTTCTACGATAAAACAACATCTTCTGCTCAGTTATGTATTTCTAAGCGCTGATGTAGATGCATGTGccagcacgcgcgcacacacgcagacacacgcacgcactcacgcattCAAAAGCATATAAagtgtgattttgtgtttttcttgttggaCAGTGTTCGTCATTGACCTGCCTTTTCTCTGTTGATGGAGAGATCTCTGTCTTTATGTACACATTGTCCTTTACCACAGGCCGCCTTCGATGAAGTGTATCTGAACGAGACAGAAGACACAGGCTGGTTGAAGGAGCGGATGAGGAGGCAGATGTACTGCAGCAAGAGGCGCTTGTGGAAAATATTCAGCACTTACCTGCCTGTTGTGAGGGTAaggtgtaatgtgtgtgtgtgtgcatgtgtgtatatatgcatgaCATGATCTGCTAGTATAAGCTAAGCTGTGGAATGTGTGTCTTAATAATTATCCGCTATCACAAGCCAATCTGTATGTCcatgtgtgtcctgtgtgtgtcctgtgtgtgtgtgtccgacAGGCTATCCGCTATTACAAGTTGAGGGAGTTTGCCCTCACGGATCTCTCTGCCGGCCTGACTGTCGGCATCCTTCAGATCCCAATGGCCTTGGCCTTCGGTGAGCTGACCTCTGTCAAGATGGAGAATGGTCTGTACAGCTCCGTGTGGCCGGTCCTGGTGTACGTCTTGTTTGGTACCTCGCCTCACGTCTCCATGGGAACCAGTGCAGTCGTGTGCATTCTGACAGCCGCTGTAGTTAACAGGTAAGTGAGGCAGTTACTAATGCAAAGTCACTTTGTGAGTGTCTGTAGAGCAGGCTAGACAACACGCAGGCAGACACAGAAACAacgtttatttataaaacaatgtttattgtATGTATTGATCCTTGATGAAGCTGCAAATTGCTTAAACCGGTCAATAATAAAAGCCACAATTGTCAGCAATTACTTATTTACTAAAACAATTTCTGAAAATAACAGAGTTGGTACTCaataagacaaacaaataattcactaaaataataaaaccagCAAGTTATCTACTCAGGAAAGTACAAGTCGTATTATCAACCAGCCACTCATGAACTACACAGACAGCAGGTTGTagtaagtaaacaacaaaaattcaaacttAATTAAGGGGAGTACATCAATCTTACAGTTGCTGACCTTAGGTTTTGGGTATTCAAGTGCTGTAGTACTatatgaagacagacaaaacGATACAGTGGGTTGTACTACCTACAAACAGAGAGACTGAAGGACTGTCCCTGTGTCTCATCTCTAAATGTCGTTTTGTGTTAAACGTGCAATCATCACAATAacttaaaatttttagttttattttaaaacctcTATTGTAGCATAACCCATGTTATATTAAAAAGATGCAAGATAACTTTACTTCACAGGATGGGGGCCGCGTACGCCTCTAGTCGACCATGGCTGACAAACGTCACAGACCCCGCCACAGGGAACTCAACCTTGCCCCTAGACCTGGTCCCCGAGTATCTGGACTACAAAGAGGAGATCTGCATGGGCATAACGCTCATCACTGGGGTCATGATGGTTGTG
This is a stretch of genomic DNA from Pomacea canaliculata isolate SZHN2017 linkage group LG3, ASM307304v1, whole genome shotgun sequence. It encodes these proteins:
- the LOC112558939 gene encoding LOW QUALITY PROTEIN: prestin-like (The sequence of the model RefSeq protein was modified relative to this genomic sequence to represent the inferred CDS: inserted 1 base in 1 codon; deleted 2 bases in 1 codon; substituted 1 base at 1 genomic stop codon); its protein translation is MADKESGEKKGGSPSATVSVGESLVLVRRIPMTQVAFDELHLKKEKDAKEPLKERILKHFYCDKRRSWKMLSSYVPLVKYIRYYKPKEYLLVDIFAGISVGILHIPQGLAFGLLASVKIEDGLFTSIWPVFIYMFFGTFRPHLXWGTSAVICILTAGIVDKLGAEHAKTQPWGQNLTVPGGNITISLDSIPEYMDYKESISMGVAFITGLMMIGLGIFKLGFITYYLSDSFFAAFTSAAAVHIGTSQLPAMLGISIPKFPGVFKVPLAYEAMINVITKINWAAVIIAIIVCVIIDVVKVCVNERFKTKLPAPIPIELFVVIFATIASYFGRFNEIFGLAVIGKIPNTIPMPRVPTEALAEAPKYVGDCVVLAILIFAYTIAMAKICAKKHNYEVDDSQELLAYGMCNFLSSFLLCFPSCVAPPRTMVASTMNAKTTLSGIVPAVVMLMFTLFIGVLFEALPKSALAAIIFISLKNLFIQILDFRKYWRINKYDFAIWFFTFNATVFLDIDLGLFIGVGVSLITVVFQTQSSRGFRMGKTLKDTALVEHKRYADSREIPGLKIFRFQSSLYFANAEIFRTSLYRNTVNPRKLLKFLKKRELALEKQNKERLAEGKLPEPRRDSVLTGENLLPRGNSLPSLSSEVDRRSLGNLGLTDSNGSPTGLNQKRKISTCSVDNPAFQNDLDGSGAFTRLQDSSGTTSVTRXSLSSSIENINMSHATRHASMDSTFTLAINEEEVDEYGEVIISDEKLKMMRKIHHIIIDCTPVNYIDASGCNVLVHIYTEYGHVGIKVFLAGFSSDMRRSLQHAGVFDKIPQENFFFELEDAVAVAKTQRVSPLTQKDLEDYSDDEATEGSFVTRM